One genomic window of Actinoplanes lobatus includes the following:
- a CDS encoding NUDIX domain-containing protein, producing MRSTVAAVHELVTRLEPVDNLEGEHRGHVLGWLRRTDDVYRRVKPAEPVKHLVSYVVPVDPADGSVLLVEHRNAGLWLPPGGHVEVDEEPYDTAVRELEEELEVVAKPWAEPLFLTVTETVGLDSGHIDVSLWYVAELHRGHELRPDAGEFHQARWWTPVEIAAADPAHFDPHLGRFLSKLPTSVRGR from the coding sequence ATGCGTTCAACGGTGGCGGCAGTGCACGAGCTCGTGACCAGGCTGGAGCCGGTCGACAACCTGGAGGGTGAACATCGCGGGCACGTGCTCGGGTGGCTGCGCCGCACCGACGACGTCTACCGGCGGGTGAAGCCGGCCGAGCCGGTGAAACACCTGGTGTCCTACGTGGTGCCGGTCGATCCGGCGGACGGCAGCGTCCTGCTCGTGGAGCACCGCAACGCCGGGCTGTGGCTGCCGCCCGGCGGGCATGTCGAGGTGGACGAGGAGCCGTACGACACGGCGGTCCGCGAACTCGAGGAGGAGCTCGAGGTGGTGGCGAAACCGTGGGCCGAGCCGCTCTTCCTGACCGTCACCGAGACGGTCGGCCTGGACTCCGGCCACATCGACGTGAGCCTGTGGTATGTCGCCGAGCTGCACCGCGGCCATGAGCTGCGCCCGGACGCCGGCGAGTTCCACCAGGCCCGATGGTGGACCCCGGTGGAGATCGCCGCGGCCGACCCGGCCCACTTCGACCCGCATCTGGGCCGCTTCCTGAGCAAACTGCCTACCTCAGTACGCGGTAGGTGA
- a CDS encoding dihydrofolate reductase family protein, which produces MGKVVAALSMSLDGFVADENDGVGELFGWYQNGDVEVPSADPRWIFHVSQASAGFLRPALTGAGALICGRRLFDRTDGWGGRHPAGCPVFVVSHTVPGGWPRTDSETSFYTDAITALEAAQDTAGERTVSVSTPALTQQYLDAGLLDELVVSLVPVLLGTGVSFFREQEVGPIRLADPDVIEGTGVTHLTYRVLR; this is translated from the coding sequence ATGGGCAAGGTCGTCGCTGCCCTGTCCATGTCTCTGGACGGGTTCGTCGCGGATGAGAACGACGGCGTCGGTGAGCTGTTCGGCTGGTACCAGAACGGCGACGTCGAGGTGCCGAGCGCCGACCCACGCTGGATCTTCCACGTCTCCCAGGCGAGCGCCGGCTTCCTGCGCCCCGCCCTGACCGGCGCCGGCGCGCTGATCTGCGGGCGGCGGCTCTTCGACCGCACCGACGGCTGGGGCGGGCGGCACCCGGCCGGCTGCCCGGTCTTCGTGGTCAGCCACACGGTGCCCGGCGGCTGGCCCCGGACGGACTCCGAGACCAGCTTCTACACCGACGCCATCACCGCCCTGGAAGCCGCACAGGACACGGCCGGGGAACGGACCGTCTCGGTCTCCACCCCGGCGCTCACCCAGCAGTACCTGGACGCCGGCCTGCTCGACGAGCTCGTCGTGTCGCTGGTGCCGGTGCTGCTCGGCACGGGTGTCAGCTTCTTCCGCGAGCAGGAGGTGGGGCCGATCCGGCTCGCCGATCCCGACGTGATCGAGGGGACCGGCGTCACCCATCTCACCTACCGCGTACTGAGGTAG
- a CDS encoding phosphotransferase — protein sequence MDLLGSGREADVYALDEHRVLRRYRRGDDASGEAVVMAYLAGHGFPVPWVHSVDGPDMILERLDGPTMSDAFAAGTLTVPDGVEILAELHHRLHELPARLSSVPGDRILHRDLHLENVMLTSRGPVVIDWHNAAEGPAAVDVCLTAIIMAQVAADGTHPHAAAAAEFLTGFLARIGDGALSALGDAIAVRRADPSLSPAESARLADTVTPLIRAAWPSHNPA from the coding sequence ATGGATCTTCTTGGATCCGGCCGGGAGGCCGACGTCTATGCCCTCGACGAGCACCGGGTCCTGCGCCGCTACCGTCGCGGGGATGACGCCTCGGGCGAGGCCGTGGTGATGGCATACCTGGCCGGGCACGGATTCCCGGTGCCGTGGGTGCACTCGGTGGACGGGCCCGACATGATCCTGGAACGGCTGGACGGGCCCACCATGTCCGATGCCTTCGCGGCCGGGACGCTCACCGTGCCGGACGGCGTCGAGATCCTCGCCGAACTGCATCATCGCCTGCACGAGCTGCCCGCCCGCCTGAGCTCCGTGCCCGGCGACCGCATCCTGCATCGCGACCTTCATCTCGAGAACGTCATGCTCACCTCGCGCGGCCCGGTCGTCATCGACTGGCACAACGCCGCCGAAGGCCCGGCCGCCGTCGACGTCTGCCTGACCGCGATCATCATGGCCCAGGTCGCCGCCGACGGAACCCACCCGCATGCCGCCGCGGCCGCCGAGTTCCTCACCGGCTTCCTCGCCCGGATCGGCGACGGCGCGCTGTCCGCCCTCGGCGATGCGATCGCCGTGCGCCGGGCCGACCCGTCCCTCAGCCCGGCCGAGTCGGCCCGGCTCGCCGACACGGTCACCCCACTGATCCGGGCCGCCTGGCCATCCCACAACCCCGCCTGA
- a CDS encoding TetR/AcrR family transcriptional regulator yields MPTGVALRDVREQLFDAADRILLRSGPEALTSRAVTLGAGCAKGVLHRHFADFDAFLAEYVLDRANRMDTETLRLREAVGTGTVTGNVAAALTSLFGSVAVAIVALVTFRDGLRARLRETWPAGVPVLTDAAVMIGDYLEDERARGRVAAGADTATLGAVLIGTAHLLFADRTGAAPTPDQIRRTVETIIPV; encoded by the coding sequence GTGCCGACCGGTGTGGCCCTGCGCGACGTGCGGGAACAACTCTTCGACGCCGCCGACCGGATCCTGCTGCGATCCGGCCCCGAGGCGCTGACCAGCCGTGCCGTCACCCTCGGGGCCGGCTGTGCCAAGGGCGTGCTGCACCGCCACTTCGCCGACTTCGACGCCTTCCTGGCGGAGTACGTGCTGGATCGCGCCAACCGCATGGACACCGAGACCCTGCGGTTGCGCGAGGCCGTCGGCACCGGGACCGTCACCGGCAACGTGGCCGCCGCCCTGACGTCGCTCTTCGGATCGGTCGCGGTCGCCATCGTCGCGCTGGTCACCTTCCGCGACGGGCTGCGCGCCCGGCTTCGCGAGACCTGGCCGGCCGGCGTCCCGGTGCTCACCGACGCGGCCGTGATGATCGGCGACTACCTGGAGGACGAGCGGGCCCGCGGCCGGGTCGCGGCCGGCGCCGACACCGCGACCCTCGGCGCCGTGCTGATCGGGACCGCTCACCTGCTCTTCGCCGACCGCACCGGCGCCGCCCCCACCCCGGATCAGATCCGCCGGACCGTCGAGACGATCATCCCCGTCTGA
- a CDS encoding class I SAM-dependent methyltransferase, protein MPTKKEIAESFGLDADRYDRARPRYPKAMIERIAESGRDLLDVGIGTGIAARQFRDAGCHVLGVEPDPRMAGAARRHGFGVEEARFEDWEPGGRTFDVVAAAQAWHWVDPAAGAVKAAGILRPGGRIALFWNTWQPGPELAAAFGDVYRRVAPSLPFNPWAMADPYATVGDRTADGLTGNRTFTEPEQWRYEWGHEYTRADWLDLVPTAGGHQLLPPAELAALLDGLREATPERFTMPYTTVVVTATAA, encoded by the coding sequence ATGCCCACTAAAAAGGAGATCGCCGAGTCGTTCGGGCTGGACGCCGACCGGTACGACCGCGCCCGTCCCCGCTATCCGAAGGCCATGATCGAGAGGATCGCCGAGTCCGGCCGCGACCTGCTCGACGTCGGCATCGGCACCGGGATCGCGGCCCGCCAGTTCCGCGACGCGGGCTGCCACGTGCTAGGCGTCGAGCCCGACCCCCGGATGGCCGGGGCGGCACGCCGGCACGGCTTCGGAGTCGAGGAGGCCCGTTTCGAGGACTGGGAGCCCGGCGGCCGTACCTTCGACGTGGTCGCCGCCGCCCAGGCCTGGCACTGGGTGGACCCGGCCGCCGGCGCGGTGAAGGCCGCCGGGATCCTGCGCCCCGGCGGCCGGATCGCGCTGTTCTGGAACACCTGGCAGCCCGGCCCCGAGCTGGCCGCCGCGTTCGGCGACGTCTACCGGAGGGTCGCCCCGAGCCTGCCGTTCAACCCGTGGGCGATGGCCGACCCGTACGCGACCGTGGGCGACAGGACCGCCGACGGCCTGACCGGGAACCGGACCTTCACCGAGCCCGAGCAGTGGCGGTACGAATGGGGGCACGAATACACCCGCGCCGACTGGCTCGACCTGGTGCCCACCGCCGGCGGCCACCAGCTGCTGCCACCGGCCGAGCTGGCGGCCCTGCTCGACGGGCTGCGCGAGGCGACCCCGGAACGGTTCACCATGCCGTACACGACGGTGGTGGTCACGGCAACGGCAGCGTAG
- a CDS encoding CPBP family intramembrane glutamic endopeptidase translates to MLVFMAAVRVWNRRGPARAQPFTGPLAAATLVLLSGLTPAEAGLTLAAGWGYAVSAALLVAAGYGVALTIPAARRALAEPYFPHPVRSALLGVPLSTVIFEEVAFRGVLFTLVEQAHGPAWAVAVTSVLFGLWHLPDSREVAFTTLAGVVLSFLRLLSGGLLAPIVLHWTANGLGILTSAWVRRSGQPDIGGRDQT, encoded by the coding sequence GTGCTGGTGTTCATGGCGGCGGTCCGCGTGTGGAACCGCCGCGGTCCGGCGCGGGCCCAGCCCTTCACCGGGCCGCTCGCCGCGGCCACGCTGGTCCTTCTCTCCGGGCTCACTCCCGCCGAGGCGGGTCTCACCCTCGCTGCCGGTTGGGGGTACGCGGTGAGCGCGGCCCTGCTCGTCGCGGCCGGCTACGGGGTGGCCCTCACGATCCCGGCCGCGCGCCGGGCGCTGGCCGAACCGTACTTCCCGCACCCGGTCCGCAGCGCCCTCCTCGGCGTGCCGCTGAGCACGGTGATCTTCGAGGAGGTGGCGTTCCGCGGCGTGCTGTTCACGCTGGTCGAACAGGCACACGGACCGGCCTGGGCGGTGGCCGTGACCTCGGTGCTCTTCGGTCTGTGGCATCTTCCGGACAGCCGGGAAGTGGCGTTCACCACCCTGGCGGGCGTCGTTCTCAGCTTTCTCCGGCTGCTCAGCGGCGGACTTCTGGCCCCCATCGTGCTCCATTGGACCGCCAATGGCCTGGGAATACTCACCTCGGCATGGGTGCGCCGATCTGGGCAACCGGATATCGGCGGGCGCGACCAAACCTGA
- a CDS encoding elongation factor G, with translation MRVRNIGILAHVDAGKTTLTERILFATGMTHRTGEVHDGDTVTDFDPQERDRGITIFAAAVSCDWAGHRLNLIDTPGHVDFSDEVERSLRVLDGAIAVFDGVAGVEPQSESVWRTADRYGVPRIAFVNKLDRPGADLDAAVASIRDRLEVTPLVVQVPIGREGDFAGVVDLVDNPPPSARTARRELEEAVAELHPEALEHLDDMPDETLRKALRDLTISGQAVVVLCGSAYRDKGVEPLLDAVIDYLPAPGGDPAKDLVALVFKRRERLTYLRVYDGTITKGDTVWDAGAGRTERIARILRVQADRHTDIDRAVAGDIVAVAGVKAARTGTTLSSRQRPVLLEAPRTAEPLVSVAVEARTRAGALKLPAALAALAGEDPSLSVRTDPETGQTLLSGLGELHLEVAVEKVRQSTGLELTVGRPRVSYREAVTGGVTGMLYRHVKQDGGAGQFAHVVLDVTPEPGTGFVFASTVTGGRVPAEYIRAVEAGCREALGDGPLGGHPVVGLRVTLTDGQTHPKDSSEMAFRAAGRFGLRAALRACTLTLLEPVAEVTVSAPSDALGAVLGDLAARRAQVTDSTVRTVTATVPLSELFGYATRLRSRTHGRGTFTSRPAGYRPAA, from the coding sequence ATGCGTGTCCGTAATATTGGCATCCTTGCGCACGTCGACGCCGGCAAGACCACGCTCACCGAGCGGATCCTCTTCGCGACCGGCATGACCCACCGCACCGGCGAGGTGCACGACGGCGACACCGTCACCGACTTCGATCCACAGGAGCGCGACCGTGGCATCACCATCTTCGCGGCGGCGGTCAGCTGCGACTGGGCCGGGCACCGGCTCAACCTGATCGACACGCCGGGGCACGTCGACTTCTCCGACGAGGTGGAGCGGTCGCTGCGGGTGCTGGACGGCGCGATCGCCGTCTTCGACGGCGTCGCCGGGGTGGAGCCGCAGAGCGAGAGCGTCTGGCGGACCGCCGACCGGTACGGCGTACCCCGTATCGCCTTCGTCAACAAGCTGGACCGCCCCGGGGCCGACCTGGACGCGGCCGTGGCCTCGATCCGCGACCGGCTGGAGGTCACGCCGCTGGTGGTCCAGGTGCCGATCGGCCGGGAGGGCGACTTCGCCGGCGTGGTCGACCTGGTCGACAACCCGCCGCCATCAGCGAGAACCGCACGAAGGGAACTGGAGGAAGCGGTCGCCGAACTGCATCCCGAAGCGCTGGAACACCTCGACGACATGCCGGACGAGACCCTGAGGAAGGCGCTCCGTGACCTGACCATAAGCGGACAAGCGGTGGTCGTCCTGTGCGGCTCGGCCTACCGGGACAAGGGGGTGGAACCGCTGCTCGACGCGGTGATCGACTACCTGCCGGCGCCCGGCGGCGACCCGGCGAAGGACCTGGTGGCGCTGGTCTTCAAGCGGCGCGAGCGGCTCACCTACCTGCGCGTCTACGACGGCACGATCACGAAGGGGGACACCGTGTGGGACGCGGGCGCCGGGCGTACCGAACGGATCGCCCGCATCCTGCGGGTGCAGGCCGACCGGCACACCGACATCGACCGTGCGGTGGCCGGCGACATCGTGGCGGTGGCCGGGGTGAAGGCGGCCCGGACCGGTACGACGCTGTCCAGCCGGCAGCGGCCGGTGCTGCTGGAGGCTCCGCGCACGGCCGAGCCGCTGGTGTCGGTGGCGGTCGAGGCGCGTACCCGGGCGGGCGCGCTGAAGCTGCCGGCGGCGCTGGCCGCGCTGGCCGGCGAGGATCCGTCGCTGTCCGTGCGCACCGACCCGGAAACCGGGCAGACCCTGCTGTCCGGTCTCGGTGAGCTGCATCTGGAGGTGGCCGTGGAGAAGGTGCGGCAGAGCACCGGCCTGGAGCTGACGGTGGGCCGGCCGCGCGTCTCCTACCGGGAGGCGGTGACCGGCGGTGTCACCGGCATGCTCTACCGGCACGTCAAGCAGGACGGCGGCGCGGGCCAGTTCGCGCACGTCGTCCTGGACGTGACGCCGGAACCGGGCACGGGTTTCGTGTTCGCGTCCACGGTGACCGGTGGGCGGGTGCCGGCCGAGTACATCCGGGCGGTCGAGGCGGGCTGCCGGGAGGCGCTCGGCGACGGTCCGCTCGGCGGCCATCCGGTGGTCGGGCTGCGGGTCACGCTCACCGACGGGCAGACGCATCCGAAGGACTCGTCGGAGATGGCGTTCCGCGCGGCCGGCCGGTTCGGCCTGCGCGCGGCGCTGCGCGCCTGCACGCTGACGCTGCTCGAGCCGGTCGCGGAGGTCACCGTGAGCGCGCCGTCCGACGCGCTCGGCGCGGTGCTCGGCGATCTTGCCGCGCGCCGCGCCCAGGTGACCGATTCGACGGTACGGACGGTGACCGCGACGGTTCCGCTGTCCGAACTGTTCGGGTACGCGACCCGGCTGCGCAGCCGCACGCACGGCCGAGGCACGTTCACCAGCCGCCCGGCCGGCTACCGTCCGGCGGCATAG
- a CDS encoding MFS transporter → MARDAEQTVGRPNRLAVLLSMAMFVLVVDTSLMNVSISAVVRDLDTTASRVQSAIALEALVSAAFILIGGKVGDLIGRKRAYVLGLLGYAVGAVAMTVSQSLAPIVVCWALIGGIGASLLLPAMQSLIHGNFEGKAQTKVYAMVGAAAAIAAAVGPLIGGFITTFLSWRVGFALEAVIIAVVLSGIGLIRNVEYTGPRHIDLVGAVLSVVGMGGVVLGILVWQEGGDRVLALIGLGVLALAGLAYWLVRRKRADRPALLDPALFGSHLFRAGITGQLLQQITLGGVMIALPIYLQMVLEYNALEAGLSLAPLSLTMFGVALLAGRRAGKRRPAVIIRTGFLLLSLGTAALIPLVPRAGFGWQLLIPLAVAGAGLGLLVSQLNNYTLSPIEEERVSEAAAVNSAGGSFGLSFGLAFAGAIMLATLSLSFTTLADRSTVLDPGEKQEVAHALEHNAEVMTNEHLDTLLASKPPEVHDEIIRINTEARPIALQAALIIPLLAALLGLLNSFRMTRLPDPRPTSDDSNLLG, encoded by the coding sequence ATGGCACGAGATGCGGAGCAGACGGTCGGCCGGCCCAATCGGCTGGCCGTGCTGCTGTCGATGGCGATGTTCGTCCTGGTGGTGGACACCTCACTGATGAACGTCTCGATCTCGGCGGTGGTGCGCGATCTGGACACCACGGCGAGCCGGGTGCAGTCGGCCATCGCCCTGGAGGCGCTGGTGTCGGCCGCGTTCATCCTGATCGGCGGCAAGGTCGGCGACCTGATCGGACGCAAGCGGGCGTACGTGCTGGGCCTGCTCGGCTACGCGGTCGGCGCGGTGGCGATGACCGTCTCGCAGAGCCTGGCCCCGATCGTGGTCTGCTGGGCGCTGATCGGCGGCATCGGCGCGTCCCTGCTGCTACCGGCCATGCAGTCGCTCATCCACGGCAACTTCGAGGGCAAGGCACAGACCAAGGTGTACGCCATGGTCGGTGCCGCGGCCGCGATCGCCGCCGCGGTGGGGCCGCTGATCGGCGGTTTCATCACCACGTTCCTGTCCTGGCGGGTCGGGTTCGCGCTGGAGGCCGTGATCATCGCGGTGGTGCTGTCCGGCATCGGCCTGATCCGCAACGTCGAGTACACCGGGCCACGGCACATCGACCTGGTCGGCGCGGTGCTGTCGGTCGTCGGCATGGGTGGTGTGGTGCTCGGCATCCTGGTCTGGCAGGAGGGCGGCGACCGGGTCCTCGCGCTGATCGGCCTCGGTGTGCTGGCGCTGGCGGGTCTCGCCTACTGGCTGGTGCGGCGCAAGCGGGCGGACCGGCCCGCGCTGCTGGACCCGGCCCTGTTCGGCTCCCACCTGTTCCGGGCCGGGATCACCGGGCAGCTGCTCCAGCAGATCACGCTGGGCGGCGTCATGATCGCGCTGCCGATCTACCTCCAGATGGTTCTCGAGTACAACGCGCTGGAGGCCGGCCTGTCGCTGGCGCCGCTGTCGCTGACCATGTTCGGGGTCGCGCTGCTGGCCGGCCGCCGGGCCGGGAAGCGCCGCCCGGCGGTCATCATCCGGACCGGCTTCCTGCTGCTCAGCCTCGGTACGGCGGCGCTCATCCCGCTGGTGCCGCGAGCCGGCTTCGGCTGGCAGCTGCTGATCCCGCTGGCGGTCGCCGGCGCCGGGCTCGGCCTGCTGGTGTCGCAGCTCAACAACTACACACTGTCGCCCATCGAGGAGGAGCGGGTCAGCGAGGCGGCCGCGGTCAACTCGGCGGGCGGGTCGTTCGGCCTGTCGTTCGGGCTCGCCTTCGCCGGCGCGATCATGCTGGCCACGCTCAGCCTGTCGTTCACCACGCTGGCCGACCGCAGCACGGTGCTCGATCCGGGCGAGAAGCAGGAGGTCGCGCACGCCCTGGAGCACAACGCCGAGGTGATGACGAACGAGCACCTGGACACCCTGCTGGCGAGCAAGCCGCCAGAGGTGCACGACGAGATCATCCGGATCAACACCGAGGCCCGGCCGATCGCGCTCCAGGCGGCGCTGATCATCCCGCTGCTGGCCGCGCTGCTCGGGCTGCTCAACTCCTTCCGGATGACCCGCCTGCCCGACCCGCGGCCGACCAGCGACGACAGCAACCTGCTCGGCTGA
- a CDS encoding DUF2784 domain-containing protein — MGYRILAEVTMVVHFLFIAFVVFGGFLAWRWPKVVWLHLLAALWGLCIVLFGLNCPLTYVEDRARERAGEAGLSRGFIDTYLTGVIYPERYLDEVRLLIAAVVIFSYAVAVRRRRVRRG; from the coding sequence ATGGGTTACCGGATCCTGGCCGAGGTCACGATGGTCGTGCACTTCCTGTTCATCGCGTTCGTGGTGTTCGGCGGTTTCCTGGCGTGGCGGTGGCCGAAGGTGGTCTGGTTGCACCTGCTGGCGGCCCTGTGGGGCCTGTGCATCGTGCTGTTCGGGCTGAACTGCCCGCTCACCTACGTGGAGGACCGGGCCCGGGAGCGGGCCGGCGAGGCGGGGCTGAGCCGCGGGTTCATCGACACGTACCTGACCGGGGTGATCTATCCGGAGCGCTACCTCGATGAGGTGCGGTTGCTGATCGCGGCCGTGGTGATCTTCTCCTACGCGGTCGCCGTGCGGCGCCGGCGGGTCAGACGGGGATGA
- a CDS encoding DHA2 family efflux MFS transporter permease subunit has translation MSSQSAAAPAKLDGAVLKIAGVVVLGAIMSILDVTVVSVALPTFQKEFNATYAEVAWTMTAYTLALATVIPLTGWAADRFGTKRLYMAALLLFTIGSVLCATADSIGQLIGYRVLQGLGGGMLMPLGMTIMTRAAGPERIGRLMAVLGIPMLLGPIGGPILGGWLIDSYSWHWIFLINLPIGLGALIYAQIVLPADRPEPSESFDFIGMLMLSPGLALFLYGVSSLPEEQTLAANKVWIPMLVGAALVIGFIFYSFKPVHPLLDLRLLRNRNLTVAAITLAVFTVAFMGAGLLFPSYFLQIRGESTLHAGLLMAPQGIGAMVTMPIAGVLADKIPVGRTVPFALLLIAGGFYTFTQVGTDTSYLLLCGSLFVMGLGMGGTMMPIMTSALRTLTNHEVARGSTLLNILQQIAGSVGSAVMSVILTSELNGSPAIPGVTNPETGAPVTEAGLAMAAQSDPSIAASIPDPTLIERGLQFAADAFANTFTVGFVLMALTIVPALFLPRKHEESHLLDDENVPPVVLH, from the coding sequence GTGAGCAGTCAATCCGCGGCGGCGCCGGCGAAACTCGACGGTGCCGTCCTCAAGATCGCCGGGGTAGTGGTCCTCGGCGCCATCATGTCGATCCTCGACGTGACAGTGGTCAGCGTCGCGCTGCCCACCTTCCAGAAAGAGTTCAACGCCACCTACGCCGAAGTGGCGTGGACCATGACGGCGTACACGCTGGCCCTCGCCACGGTCATCCCGCTCACCGGGTGGGCCGCTGACCGGTTCGGCACCAAGCGGCTCTACATGGCCGCCCTCCTGCTCTTCACCATCGGCTCCGTCCTCTGCGCCACCGCCGACAGCATCGGCCAGCTCATCGGCTACCGCGTGCTCCAGGGTCTCGGCGGCGGCATGCTCATGCCGCTCGGCATGACGATCATGACCCGGGCGGCCGGCCCCGAACGGATCGGCCGGCTGATGGCCGTCCTCGGCATCCCGATGCTGCTCGGCCCGATCGGCGGCCCGATCCTCGGCGGCTGGCTGATCGACTCCTACAGCTGGCACTGGATCTTCCTGATCAACCTGCCGATCGGTCTGGGCGCGCTGATCTACGCGCAGATCGTGCTGCCGGCGGACCGCCCCGAGCCGTCCGAGTCGTTCGACTTCATCGGCATGCTGATGCTCTCGCCCGGCCTCGCCCTCTTCCTCTACGGCGTGTCCTCCCTGCCCGAGGAGCAGACCCTCGCGGCCAACAAGGTGTGGATCCCGATGCTGGTCGGCGCCGCGCTGGTGATCGGCTTCATCTTCTACTCGTTCAAGCCGGTGCACCCGCTGCTCGACCTGCGGCTGCTGCGCAACCGCAACCTCACCGTCGCGGCGATCACGCTGGCCGTCTTCACCGTCGCCTTCATGGGCGCCGGGCTGCTCTTCCCCAGCTACTTCCTCCAGATCCGGGGCGAGTCGACGCTGCACGCCGGCCTGCTCATGGCCCCGCAGGGCATCGGCGCCATGGTGACCATGCCGATCGCCGGCGTCCTCGCCGACAAGATCCCCGTCGGGCGGACCGTGCCGTTCGCGCTGCTCCTGATCGCGGGCGGGTTCTACACCTTCACCCAGGTCGGGACGGACACGTCGTACCTGCTTCTGTGCGGCTCGCTGTTCGTGATGGGCCTCGGCATGGGCGGCACCATGATGCCGATCATGACCTCGGCGCTGCGCACCCTGACCAACCACGAGGTGGCCCGCGGCTCCACCCTGCTGAACATCCTTCAGCAGATCGCGGGCTCGGTCGGATCCGCCGTCATGTCGGTGATCCTCACCAGCGAGCTGAACGGGTCGCCCGCCATCCCCGGTGTCACCAACCCGGAGACCGGCGCCCCGGTCACCGAGGCGGGCCTCGCGATGGCCGCCCAGTCCGACCCGTCGATCGCCGCGTCCATCCCCGACCCGACCCTGATCGAGCGCGGCCTCCAGTTCGCGGCCGACGCGTTCGCCAACACCTTCACGGTCGGTTTCGTGCTGATGGCGCTCACCATCGTCCCGGCGCTGTTCCTGCCCCGCAAGCACGAGGAGTCCCACCTTCTCGACGACGAGAACGTCCCTCCCGTCGTCCTGCACTGA
- a CDS encoding glucose-6-phosphate dehydrogenase codes for MTDQTLIILGATGDLTGRLLLPGLGALLTAGQVPGLTLIGAAVDDWDDARWRARVHDSFGDGPVVAETADRTRYLRTDVTHADDLRRLLGEARGSVAIFFALPPAVTAKACRALLDVDLPEGTRLVLEKPFGTGSAAAAELNALLTRLVPEERVHRVDHFLGKSTVLSILGLRFANRIFEPLLDNTHVESVEIVLDEDLALENRAGYYDHAGALADMIQSHLLQILGLLTMEAPFTLEAAEFRDRKSDVLRATRPWSDDPAECSLRARYTAGELGGREFPSYADEPGVDPDRGTETLAELIVAVDTWRWAGVPFRLRSGKALGSRRKEAVITFKKPPRVPDGLRGCDQPDRLRIGFGPDRLAVDININGPGDPFLLDPVTLAAEFGEGDLPPYGEVLRGVFEDDPTLSVRADTAERCWRIVEPVAEAWRAGKVPLREYPAGSSGPTLPLP; via the coding sequence ATGACGGATCAGACCCTGATCATCCTGGGCGCGACCGGTGACCTGACCGGCCGGCTGCTGCTGCCCGGGCTCGGCGCGCTGCTCACCGCCGGGCAGGTGCCCGGCCTCACCCTGATCGGCGCCGCCGTCGACGACTGGGACGACGCGCGGTGGCGCGCCCGGGTCCACGACTCGTTCGGCGACGGTCCGGTGGTCGCGGAGACCGCCGATCGCACCCGCTATCTGCGGACCGACGTCACGCACGCCGACGACCTGCGGCGACTGCTCGGGGAGGCCCGCGGCTCGGTGGCGATCTTCTTCGCGCTGCCGCCCGCGGTGACCGCCAAGGCCTGCCGGGCGCTGCTCGACGTGGATCTGCCGGAGGGCACCCGGCTCGTGCTGGAGAAGCCGTTCGGCACCGGCAGCGCCGCGGCCGCCGAGCTGAACGCCCTGCTCACCCGGCTGGTCCCGGAGGAGCGGGTGCACCGGGTCGACCACTTCCTCGGCAAGTCCACGGTGCTCAGCATCCTGGGCCTGCGGTTCGCCAACCGGATCTTCGAACCGCTGCTCGACAACACCCACGTGGAGTCGGTGGAGATCGTCCTCGACGAGGACCTGGCCCTGGAGAACCGGGCCGGCTACTACGACCACGCCGGCGCGCTGGCCGACATGATCCAGAGTCACCTGCTCCAGATCCTCGGCCTGCTCACCATGGAGGCGCCGTTCACCCTGGAAGCGGCCGAGTTCCGGGACCGCAAGTCCGACGTGCTGCGCGCCACCCGGCCGTGGAGCGACGATCCGGCCGAGTGCAGCCTGCGCGCCCGCTACACAGCCGGTGAGCTGGGCGGGCGCGAGTTCCCGTCCTATGCCGACGAGCCCGGCGTCGACCCGGACCGCGGCACCGAGACCCTCGCCGAGCTGATCGTCGCGGTGGACACCTGGCGGTGGGCCGGGGTGCCGTTCCGGCTGCGTTCGGGCAAGGCGCTCGGGAGCCGGCGCAAGGAAGCGGTGATCACCTTCAAGAAGCCGCCCCGGGTGCCGGACGGGCTGCGCGGATGCGACCAGCCGGACCGGCTGCGCATCGGGTTCGGGCCGGACCGGCTGGCCGTCGACATCAACATCAACGGGCCGGGCGACCCGTTCCTGCTCGATCCGGTCACCCTGGCGGCCGAGTTCGGCGAGGGCGACCTTCCACCGTACGGGGAGGTGCTGCGCGGCGTCTTCGAGGACGACCCGACCCTGTCGGTGCGGGCCGACACCGCCGAGCGGTGCTGGCGCATCGTCGAGCCGGTCGCCGAGGCGTGGCGGGCCGGGAAGGTGCCGCTGCGCGAGTACCCGGCCGGCAGCTCCGGGCCTACGCTGCCGTTGCCGTGA